agatttcctttatcttattatttttacGTTTTgcataatattttttaatattttatacatattaGTATACATATTATTCTCATTGAGTTTTCAATTTATAATACCTATTATTTTGAAGTTCACAATATTTTTGTACATAAGTTGAGCCgtcttaataattttattttgtttttataaaatcatcattttaaaattctttttacatTAAGCtattttaatacttttatataacctcttgtttaaatatttttatttatattaatacatATATTACTTTAGTAGATTTTTCTATTCTTGCTTTATGATTCACCAAGTATTTTtctttatgtatatataaaactatTTTAGGAACTTAAACtttgtatttataaaattattattttggaatGTTTCTTTACATTATGTTTTATATAGTATCTCATTTATGTATTGGTATGTGTATAATTTATAGATTGActtaattttatatgtattattaatatcatgctatttttacaaataattattcctaaatttatttatatatgcatgttttgtaaatctattatgtgtattatatcttctcatatttttttattattctttcatattttatatattatttaagttatcatgtacattgtcaattttaaaggaatttttgtttaaaatattttacatataatttgattcaaacttttattctataatatctatttcaataattatatatCCCTAGTTTTTATGTAGATTTGTCAacttatatgttatgtatattatGTGTTCATTAATTTATCATTATTTTGAAAATGTCTTATACTACATTGACTTCTAATTTCCACTTTATTTTGTACATGTTTTGTGGATCATATTGTGCCATGtttattgttgttgtatattatttattcattgttttatTTGTAATATCAATTGTTCTCCATCTATAATTAAGAATTTTGTCACATCTTACTTAGAATAGTTGTATTTAATTGTTGGATTTATTAATTGTGGTTGGTATACATATCATCTCatgtttattcattttttttacaaatgTTTCTTTGTAGTACATTAAATATTTCatcttattttaaaacaaataaatgtgttttgagctAATTTCTAATTTTCTTTATTACTCAAAGATTTCAAAATAAGGTAATATCGATATTTAGGAATTCAGAAAattgtgccctaccgtgctgggtatgATTTTTCGTTGAACTAGATATTTGGATATCCTTTCTTTTTTTAGCGTATGAAAGTCAGAATAAATCGTATTTttgaaggtataaaggatcgtgtccaatCGTGTTGGATATGATGCTGCATACTTTCGAAACGAGAGAATTTTAACGACCAAATTGAGTCACTCAATGTTTTAAAAAGAAAtcatatttcaaaattcttttttttaaaaattttagacataaggacaacatttaatcaatttggtaccaatttttgagcGTAGTGAGGATGTTAACCCTTCCTCctacgtaaccaactcccgaacccattttgaATTTATGTGGGCCAAAATtgcattttaaatgaaataaaatgatttattaggtgatccaatcacacctaagcaaaaaagattggtggcgactccacatttaattttaaaaagtcgattctcattttcttaaaaaaaatggtttcgacagttatTTTAGCAAGCCAGCACTCTGGAATTGATTTTGATTTTAACGTCTCCTAGGAAGATCAATCTGGTTTTGGAAGGTTAATGCCAACTCCCGAAAGTCCAAACACCGGTGGATGTTCGTATAACATCTCAAACTCGTGTCCTCGTCTAGAGAACCATCTAGAGGTGTTGGCCACCATAGAAGATGGTGATGAAGGGTCCAATAATGATGATCAGTCCCACCGTGATCCCAACGAGGATTTTAGTGACCCCGATTTGGATGACATCCCTAAAGACATAATGAAGAAGGGCCGATAGAGGGTGAAAAAGCAAACCCCTATTCGCCCGGGAACACGGGCCCTAGTATAGTTATAAGAAATAATCCAGGGTCCTTCATGACCAACGTGGATCTTGATGCGGATCTTGTACGCGAGTTCCCGGAATATACAAATATTTTATCGGCTCACCtaattgatgatgaattcgggGTTGAAGAGTTATTTGTATGACAACAATTCGATAAAAAAAAAGACTGTTTACATGCTATAAAACAACTTAACTTAAAGTTAGGTGTGGATTATAAAGTAATGAAGTCGATGCAGTCTTTGCATGTAGGAGAATGTTAGAAAACGTGAAGTGGTTATAAATGGTGTGTCAGAGCCGCGTTAATGCAGCGGGCACAGATGTGGATGATAAGGAAAATTAGAAGGTCCACATACATGCACGTCCGCTCATATGTCGCAAGACTATGGAAAGTTAGATGCAAAAACTATATGCAATTGCATCATCCCTTTGGTGAAAGAGTTGCCCACCGTGTAGGTGTCGGTCCTTATTGCGGACATGCATGCTCGATTCAAGTATAAAGTATCCTTATTGAGTACATGAAAGCTCTATTCAAGTGTAAAGTGTCGTACCGAAAGGCATAGTGAGCAAGCAAATGGCGATGTGAAAGTTGTATGGTGACTGGAATGCGTCATACAACGAGCTTCAAGGGTGGATAGCCGGGATGCAGGAGTATGTACTCGGGATAATGATTGATTTGCAAACACTGCCGTATAAAAGCCCAAACGGGGAGATACAGTCGGAGAAACGAGTTTTTCATCAATTATTTTGAACTTTCGAGCCGTATGTTAGGGCTTTCCCTCACTGCAAGCCGATGGTGTAGGTGGACAGGATATGGTTGTACGGTAAATACACACAAATACTCCTACTTTCTGTTGCACAAGACGACAACCGAAATGTACTTCCGATTGCTTTCGCCATTGTGGAGCGTGATTGGTTCGAGTCTTGGGAAATTTTCCTCAAAAATCTGCGGAGGCACGTTGTCAGAGAAGACAACATTTGCCTTATATCAGATAGATCGAAAGGATTACTTACTGCGATAAGGCGATCGAGGGTTCCGTGGAGATCTATTTATTGCATCCGACACATCGTGACAAACTTCCACATACATTATAAGAATAAATATTGGAAAAAAGAACTCGTGAACATGGGTAAAAAAATTTTGTTtgtatttatttcaaaaattacttttcaaattttttgttgtttttaaaatGATGATTCAAATTAAATATGCAACTTATGAGTTAGAACTGCAAAGATTCAGGCAGAGGTTCGCGAGGCTTGAATCTTAGATGTCATCTTTACCAACAGATTTTCGAACATGGTTGGGTAGCATGGAGAACTGCCAATGGACTTAAAGTTACGATGAAAGGTTTCGGTATGGGCAGATGACGACTAACCTGGTAGAGGCGGTTAACTCTGTATTGAGGCGCACACGCCATCTCccaatttttactattttctcGACAACATTCTATAGGTTGGCTACGTTGATGCCTAGGATGGGGTTGAGACAAGCTAAGCAGATCGAGGCCAGACACGTGAACGTTGAGGCTGTCTAAAAGGCCATGGCAGTAAATAGTTGAAGGGTACAAACAATGAACGCAGAATTGTATTCACGCGACTTGAAGACTTTTCGAGTTCAAGAGTACATCGGCCGTCGTTCGGGTTTTCCACCTAGGTCGTACGTAGTTGATCTGCGAAACAGGCGATGCGAGTGCAGGATATTTCAGACTCTTCGACATCCATGTGCGTATGGTCATGCAACGTGTGCGAGAGCAAACTTAAATGTTGAACAATTCATAGACGAGATCTACACATTGCAACGCACATTGCGTATATGGGGGAACAAATTTCCTGTAATGCCCGATGTCTTAAACTGGGAAGTTCCACCGTCTACTTTCGAGATGGTGCCTGACTGTAGTCTCCGTAGACATTCTAAAGATCGACCACAATCGACGAGAATTCAAAATTACATGGATGTCAGGGAGACGGGTGAACCCAAACTGTGCACTGTGTGTCGAACATCAAGACACAACCGATCAACATGCCCACATCGTGTCTATGTTTCCAGTCAATCGTCTCGTAATGCTGGACTCCAAGATAACGAATGATATATTATTGAGCGCAtgttcttgtaaaaacattgtaaatatatgaaaaattagaTAAAGGGTATGAGAAAAAATGAAAATTACATGGAAAGatagataatttaaataaaatgagaaaaaataaattgaaatgaacaaaaataatataaatgaatcgagaaaaatttaaatttacaaggaaagaaagataaatttaaatgaaatgaagaaaatttaaatttaaaagaaatgagaaaaaatttaaattaaaaatgaaagaaagataaatttaaatgaaatgaggaaaaatctaatttaaatgaaatgagaaaaaattaatttgcatggaaagattgataatttaaatgaaatgaggaaaaattaatttaaatgaaatgagaaaaattaaatttaaataaaaataatataaatgaaatgagaaaaaaataaaattgaaaaaaaatctaaatgaaatgaaataaaatagaaatgaaatgaaatgacaaaaaaaaaagtgaggTGACTATTGTGGCAAGCTTGGCCTAAGTCAGGCCTAGGCCTAAGCTGATAAATGGTCTGGCAATGGTCAGCTGTAGCAAGGGAGAAAAAAATTCGAAATAACATTTATCAGGCTTGATAAATGGGGTGTCAGcttaaaaactcaaaaaattaaataaaatgagattttttaacaaatttaaaatttaaattgacaaaattaaatatgaaaaaatttaaaTGACCTCGATATTGAGACTACTTTtaattaatatgaaaaatatgaaatgaattgaaaaaatttaatatgaaaaaaaattatattaggaaaagtaataaatttaaatgaaaaaattaatgttatgaaatgttaaatgaaatatgagattaaatgaaATGTTAAATGTATATAAAATGGAATGATAATTATGAAAtggaatgaaatttaaaaaaaattataaatttaaatgaaaagaaatactaaaatgaaaataaaaattttaaaatgagaaaaattaaatttaaatggaaagatagaaaatttaaatgaaatgtaaatgtaaatgaaatgcaaatgaaactagaatgaaatgaaaaaaaaagaaggtgAAATGACCTTTCTTGCGTCAGGCCTGTATCATTGACACAATGCCAATTTGGCCTTCCAATGGCCGGCCTtacattcaattttttttttttttcaattttaccctTACTTTAGTCAAATGGTCTCCCACTATAAATAGGTTACTTCGATGACCACCGAGCACCTCCAAACACTTTCGAAAACCACCGTTCACCGTCAACCACTGTCGACAATCGCCGATCACTCCATAGATCCTAAtcctaatattattttaaatgacaacAACGACATTGCAACCAATGTGCATAAGGTAAACGGGAAATAAAATGACTTATTTAATTTTAGATAttcttttaaattcttttttaaacGAGAAATATAACATTATATATTTACTATAAACGTAAGATCTGTACCGAATTGTGAGACCCCTGTTGCATGATCCTGATTATTTTCCCGATCGAAGAGTTTTACCGTATTTGAATGTCGCGGGTTTTGGGGTAGCCGCGTACATTCAGATATCTGAGCTACAGGCCGTTTTAATATCGGCCTTACTTGAAAGATGGTGCTGAGAGACATATATGTTCTACCTTCCGTGTAGGGAGGTAACTATTACATTGCAAGACGTAGCAGTCCAACTAGGGCTATCTATAAACGGCGAAGCAGTGACCGGGCTTGGAAGAGTGCCTGATCCATGGGGCACTAGCGAGCGGTTACTTGGAAGGGTGCCCCCCAATGACGAGGAAGGACGATTAACCTATATTAAATTTACTTGGTTAAAAGAAAACTTCCAGCATCTTCTAAGCAGTCCAACACAAATGaacattgtcgaaaccattttttttgaaaaaacggggatcgatttttttttgaaaatgaaaacgaacagaggagtcaccaccaatcttttttgataaggtgtgatcgggtcaccttgtaaaagtggttgtttttaataaatggtttgacttatttaaacaacgattttggtctacgcaaatcaagaaaataggttcaggagtcggttacgcacgagaaaggattagcaccctcggtatgcccaaaattggtacctagttgattattggtacctagttgattaattagtgtcttagcgTCAaagatttgaaaacttgaaagaatttaaaatacgatccctctttgtattaaTGCTAATTTAAAATTATCGAATAAATTAAAAcggatgttaaagaccttctcatcTCGAAGTAATACAATGTCAcacccaataagttaggacacgacatcttgaactTTGAGAATGGgcttgcctttatttaaaattcatgtattttaactttttaaaaggaTGTTCGGTTATTTAGGGTAAACGAGAAAAGTcaaaacccaataagttaggggaTGATCTATTGAACTTCCaaataccgaacattgcctttatttaccaaaatcttatctcgaggtaataagATCTCATACTCGGTAAGTTGGGGCACAACACTTCATACCTCCGAAagtaagcaaaaaaaaaatcatatcacgGTTTAAAGGAATATTCTGTTATTTAGGTTGAAtgaaaaaaatcgaaacccagtaagttagggcacgattttctcgaattttcaaatacgaaatattacctttatgaaagaattaatatTGGGTTGGGTAAAAcctaaatttgtaataaaacgatataataaagaatgcataacaaataaaaattgacAGCATAACAGAATAAACAAAAACACGAATGTGAATGATAACgataaaaaaaaagataaaatgaaTGCATCAAGCGAAtaataagaaaggaaataataaatgagctaaatgtttgaaaattaaaaaactaGTAGTAAAATAATGAAGATTATGAAAGTCTATTTAAAAGGTAGTAATAGTGATGATAATGATAGGAAAAATATAACGATAGTAAAATACGATATTAGTACCTAAATATTAATATAGACATAATGCCTAAAGCATAATAATAACGAAAATATGAATGAATAAGAAATATAAATAACTAAGTTATGAGAAAATAAatatagatgaaaatataataataatgcaatgatagtaagaaagaaaatttagtaataaCAGTAAtgtgttaaataataataaaataatagtaacaacAATTTGAAAAATAGTAATGTAATAAgatggtaataataataaaaggaataaCAATATGTTAGATagtaagtaataataaaataataataatagtaataaaaatgataatagtgatattagtaataataataattataggaAATAAtagtacattaataataataatatatgttaatatataaaaataggaAATGATAATatggtaaaaataataataataataataacaaaaatagtaACAATAGTATGTGAAATaataattgtaaaaaataatagtaataattatattgataatagataacaataatactaataataatagtagtaaaaaaataaaaaatataaaaataataataatagtagtaaaatgacaataaaataagatgataataatgataaaataaaaataaaaacagtaATAATGGCAATAATAATAATAccataataaaagaaaagaaataataacatgtaaataataataacaataatatatttataataataataatagtaaaaataataaaattaactaattttataGTAAAGTAACCAAATAATTAAAaaggggattaaattgaattcaaAACAGAAAGTTTGGGGAAATCTAGAAATATATAaaagagaaaaggactaaattgcatgcgCAAATACCCAAGAGGGACTAAAATGGGCAATAACCCCTCGCTTCAAAACGCGCAGCATAAGGATTTAAGgaatgaccaaaatgaaaaccaaaataaattgcagggtaaaattagaaataatgaaaaattaaatttcaaaacaataaaaaagcggaagggctaaaagtgcaattagcctTTCCATTGAAAACACGTGAATCCTTTGCCTGGAGCAGGTCGAGTTGTGGGTTAAGgctcaaaacgacgccgttttggggtTTAAGGACCCAagccaaaacgatgtcgttttggccCTCTATTTAAGTGAATTTTCCacacaaaaaaaatcatttcaacaccccttttaaaaaaaaacttctcCCTCCTTTTTTTCTCTGAAGTACCTCCCCCCCAGGCCAAGCTCGTGAGCTCGCCATATAGTGTCATGCCATTGTAACCATCACAAGACGGTGGCGAAAATTCAAAAGGTAcctctttttaatatttttttgtatattttttaatatatttttgatATATCTTAATATAAGTATAGAAAGAGATAGAttcgaaaaaaaaataaaaagaaaagaaaagatgagaaCTTTAACCCGATTTTGAACTTTCTTTTTTTCTCCAATGGCTTTGTTGTTATCTTTGTTTTGTATTGCTTgctatttttttattcaaaaaaaaatgtcCAGAGAGAATGCTTTTGGTTtataatggcttttatagccatttacaatactttttaatctatttttttatGATTGCTGTCACTTCTTCTCTGGTTTTGTAGGTGCAAGTGGATGGCTGCATAGTGGTGGTGCTGATGTCGAAAATGGCGGTGGGGCAGGTAGGTCAGAGGGCAGTTGGCTGAAGACTTAGGGCGGCGGCTATCTAGGTTAATTTAgggttttctttgtttttttttatatttgggcTGTTATGGTTAATTTAGGTTTGGTTTAATTGGGTATTGGGTATTGGGTTTTGTtgattgggttttgggtttaatttttgggcttatttgggttattgttaggcccgggccaaaattgggctgtacagctgcccctctttgctcgttatCGTGTAACAAAAACAGAGTAAAGACttttaagaaagaccaattttgcccggtctcgtCGAGTCTTGACTTATTTAATGCTCCTCTTCTTCAAGTAGCCTCATTCTAGTCCATTGCGACTTGTTGCTTCGATCAATTACAccgcaactttagagagataagatctgtgatTTATAGCTTCGATCTAATCGGCTGAAACTTCAATGAGATACGAATGGTGGCTTCGAGGCTCTCCAgtgccatttcagggagaagagatttgctGCTTCGATCTACTCCGTTAGAACTTCAAGGAGATACTAATGGTGGCTTTGAGCCTCTCTAgtgccatttcagggagaaggAATTTATAGCTTTGATCTACTCCGctggaacttcaaggagatacgaaTGGTGGCTTCGAGCCTCTCCAgtgccatttcagggagaagatttgtagcttcgatctactctgctactgcttagggagataggatggtaaattcagcctgttaccctactacttagaggGTTAAGGCCTATCGCcatcgatctgtttccctactacttagggtgataagatggtaaattcagcctgttaccttactgcttaggggtttaaggctcattgccttcgatctgtttccctactacttagggtgataagatctataaatttagcctgttaccctattgcttaggggtttaaggctcattgccttcgatctgtttccctactacttagggtgataagatctgtaaattcagcctgttaccctactacttaggggtttaaggcctatcaccttcgatctgtttccctactgcttagggggttaagatctgtaaattcagcctgttaccctattaCTTAAGGGTTTAAGGCCCATCGCCTTCAATTTGTTTCCCTACTACTCAGGGGTTTAAGATCTataaattcagcctgttaccctactgcttaggggtttaagacccatcgccttcgatctgtttccctactatttagggggttaagatctgtaaattcagcctgttacTCTACTGCTTAAAAGTTTAAGGCCCATCGCTTTCGAtctatttccctactgcttagggtgataagatcgataaatttagcatgttaccctactgcttaggggtttaaggtctaTCACTTTCGAtctatttccctactgcttagggtgaaaagatctgtaaattcagcctgttaccctattgcttagggagtTAAGGCTTATGAATTCACCGATTCTAGAGGCATGACCTATAGAATCggttccatgtatctatgcttatgccaaatgattaggaagctatgatcgaaatgaatcaaatgctcctaactagatgtgttatgaatgtgtcaaataattaggatgctatgattgaatgaatcaaatgctcctaattagatgtgttatgaatgatatatgaatgcagAAATGAAATGATCCTTTTTaaaaggcttaaggtatcattGCTCGTTGTTCATCGGCACATTATCACTGACGTATTACGCTGCTATCTTGTTCGGCTAGTATTCTTGACAAAAAAGTCAAAGAAACAATCATATTTTGCGCAGCAAGCTTGCCCTACTGTAATTTTAGAGTCTCTTCCACTGTACCTTCTGGGACATAAAGTTTGAATCTCCCACCGCAACTTCAGgggaataacatttggtttcttccatccatcCTCCTGCAACTCAGAGGTGTAtgatttgtatcatcttcaatcaatttgatctatTACACCATTCCCTGGGTGTAGTGACCAGATCTATGTgcctgatatttgcatgaatgcagagtatcatttttcttttcccgAGAATGATCCTTTTTTACACTTGGGTTGACATTGCTCGTTATTCATTGAGGTTGCGTCACTGGCGCAGTATTTTGTTTTTTCGTGCAACTGATATCTTTTAACAAAGAACATGGAGAGATAGCCACAATTTTAAACTCGTTTCtctcaaatatttccaacccttagacttggtgagttctaaataatGGTCTTGTTTCAGGTTCctattgtaatgaaccgaaagttacggtatcggaaattaagtcttgagtactgtttccgtgaaattaattcatgaatatttattagaaatatttatgaattatagttgaatggttatttagtgtttaattaagtgaagtagcttgaatttagtttaaaggactaaattgcatacggtataaaagtttaattatagattaaagattaataaagggactaatctagcaattagaccctaagtgacatgtgtgtgttaatattgaataacatgtgtaatagttggtaaagatattaaatgtgttaaagtagtttttcttatagattaagttgttttattagaataatatagtataatgaataaagaataatgagtaaagaaacatagaaagagttacagagagcaaacgtgagaaagaaagaaagaaagaaatagaaaagggaaatttgaggattaaggccctaaagcttgattggtaagttgttttagctcattttcttatgatttttatgtttatggatgcctaattcaaagttctacatgtatgaggttaaaatgaagaaaaatagaaaatttttagatattgatttagttgaataaattgaggttttatgggttaaattgataggaattgaagttagaagtgaaaattgagtgatttattaaaagaattctaagttaggtttaaatagggattaagttgaatagagctcaaaatttatgttttataatggattttatgagttagaaattgttaatgagctg
The Gossypium arboreum isolate Shixiya-1 chromosome 10, ASM2569848v2, whole genome shotgun sequence genome window above contains:
- the LOC108487749 gene encoding uncharacterized protein LOC108487749, which codes for MNAELYSRDLKTFRVQEYIGRRSGFPPRSYVVDLRNRRCECRIFQTLRHPCAYGHATCARANLNVEQFIDEIYTLQRTLRIWGNKFPVMPDVLNWEVPPSTFEMVPDCSLRRHSKDRPQSTRIQNYMDVRETGASGWLHSGGADVENGGGAGLV